In Fusobacterium canifelinum, a genomic segment contains:
- a CDS encoding TRAP transporter substrate-binding protein: MLKKISLLLVIILSLFTFISCRPSESKKEDSNLPIVIKIGSTDSSSRSTNVWSVELGKILEEKAPGKFQVEVYPDGQLGDTPDLVAGVKLGTVTMMFDLSAAITAAAGPESACIDLPYLYPTYDDWVKGTFENGGLELFNEYLKKQGYYCIDMYYNGMRQVASVKRNYHNSDDLKGQKIRIAQNELNVDMWQAMGANPTPMSWGEVITSLSQGTIDALDHSLGVFNDFSLHKIAPYITLTNHASSPFPIVCSLDWINSLPEDLRQILEESVHEVAKKQREEERANELKYIERFKSEGATVEELTPDEVKAFQEKVKPVYDKWRKKVGDEVVDKWLETVPKN, translated from the coding sequence ATGTTAAAAAAAATTTCTTTATTATTAGTCATCATTTTATCTCTATTTACTTTTATTTCATGTAGACCATCAGAATCTAAAAAAGAGGATTCAAATTTGCCTATTGTAATAAAAATAGGAAGTACAGATTCAAGTTCGCGTTCAACTAATGTTTGGAGTGTCGAATTAGGAAAGATATTAGAAGAAAAAGCTCCTGGAAAATTTCAAGTTGAAGTTTATCCTGATGGGCAATTAGGGGATACACCAGATTTAGTTGCAGGAGTTAAATTAGGGACTGTTACAATGATGTTTGATTTGTCAGCAGCTATTACTGCAGCAGCAGGTCCTGAATCTGCATGTATAGATTTACCTTATTTGTATCCTACTTACGATGATTGGGTAAAAGGAACATTTGAAAATGGAGGTTTGGAACTATTTAATGAATATTTAAAGAAACAAGGATACTATTGTATTGATATGTACTACAATGGAATGAGACAAGTGGCAAGTGTAAAAAGAAATTATCATAACTCTGATGATTTAAAAGGGCAAAAAATAAGAATTGCACAGAATGAATTAAATGTTGATATGTGGCAAGCAATGGGAGCTAATCCTACTCCAATGTCTTGGGGTGAAGTTATTACCTCTCTTTCTCAAGGTACGATAGATGCTTTAGATCACTCTTTAGGTGTTTTTAATGATTTTTCTTTACATAAAATTGCTCCATATATTACTTTAACAAACCATGCAAGTTCTCCATTTCCAATTGTTTGCTCATTAGATTGGATTAATTCACTTCCAGAAGATTTAAGACAAATATTGGAAGAAAGTGTTCATGAAGTTGCTAAAAAACAAAGAGAAGAAGAAAGAGCAAATGAGTTAAAATATATAGAAAGATTTAAATCAGAAGGAGCTACTGTTGAGGAACTAACTCCTGATGAAGTTAAGGCTTTTCAAGAAAAAGTAAAACCTGTATATGATAAATGGAGAAAAAAAGTTGGGGATGAAGTTGTTGATAAATGGCTTGAAACTGTTCCTAAAAATTAG
- a CDS encoding TRAP transporter small permease: MKKNKIVQFLDRSEEVILVGMFALMVLIIFIQVIMRYIFNNSLSWSEELGKFLFVWISWLGISIGAKRKEHIKITMFIDKVSPKLKCLCDILSELIIFGICAVTAYYGLELVISQSQIFFAGIKISMSWGYLSVVLGCFIMMIRNLIIIKDTFTTLRKGGEEE; this comes from the coding sequence ATGAAGAAAAATAAAATTGTTCAATTTTTAGATAGATCAGAAGAAGTTATTTTAGTAGGAATGTTTGCTCTAATGGTTCTTATCATTTTTATACAAGTTATAATGCGTTATATTTTTAACAATTCTTTATCATGGTCAGAGGAACTAGGAAAATTTTTATTTGTTTGGATTTCTTGGCTTGGAATTAGTATTGGAGCAAAAAGAAAAGAACATATAAAAATAACAATGTTTATAGATAAAGTTTCTCCTAAATTAAAATGTTTATGTGATATATTGTCAGAACTTATTATATTTGGAATTTGTGCAGTAACTGCATATTATGGACTTGAATTAGTTATTTCACAATCTCAAATCTTTTTTGCAGGGATAAAAATTAGTATGTCATGGGGATACTTATCAGTAGTTTTAGGTTGTTTTATTATGATGATTAGAAATTTGATAATTATAAAAGATACTTTCACTACCCTTAGGAAAGGGGGGGAAGAAGAATGA